TGGGGGCGCTGGCCTTCGGCGGGGGACAGGCCGCCCTCCCCTTGGTCGAGCGGATCGCCGTGGCCGAGACGGGCTGGCTCAGCCCCCGCGACTTCGCCGCGGGGGTGGGCATCGCCCAGGCCACCCCCGGGCCGGTGCTCATCCTCGCCGCCTTCGTGGGCCACCGCGCGGCGGGGCTCCCCGGGGCGCTCGCGGCCACCCTGGCCGTCTTCGCCCTGCCGATCCTCCTCGCGGCGCTCGCCGCCCGCATGGCGGAGCGCTGGCGGGGCGGGGCGGCCTTCGAGGCCTTCGGGCGCTTCGCGGGGGCGGCCGCCATCGGGCTGCTGGGGGTGACCCTCGCCTCGATCGCCTGGCCCCTCGTCCAGGCGCACCCGGCGCTGGCCCTCCTCTCCGCCGCCGTCTTCCTCGCCGAGCGCGGGGGCGCCTCGCCGATTCTGCTTCTCGCCGGGGCCGCCGCCGCGGGAGGGGCGTGGGGCGCCCTCGCGGGTTGATGTTACAATCCGCCTTTGCCCCATCCGCCGCCCGGAAACCGGCCCAAGCCGATCCTCCGCGGAGCATGGCTCCCGCCCGGATGGGCGGGGGGAGAGGGGAGCTTTCCCCCGGGTGAGGTTTCGGGATGAAACCCTTGAGGACGCACCGATGACGGATCTCCCGCGCCGCCTCCTCGTCGCCATCGGCGGGAACGCCACCCACCCCGGGAACATCCGGGGGACGCCCCAGGAGCAGATCGTCATCGCCAAGGCCACGGCGCAGTCCCTGCTCCCCCTCATGGAGCTGGACAACGAGCTGGTCGTCACCCACGGCAACGGGCCCGTGGTGGGGAAGATCCACATGCGCATGGCGCTCTCGCGCAAGCGGGTGTCCCCCATGACGCTCGACATCTGCGTGGCCCAGAGCCAGGGGGGGATCGCCTACCTCCTCATGCAGGCCCTGGAGAACGCCCTGCGCGAGAAGGGGAACCCCCGGCACGTCGTCTGCCTCTTGACCCAGGTCGAGGTGGACCCCGGCGACCCCGCCTTCCGGAACCCCACGAAGCCCATCGGCTTCTTCTACGACGAGGCCGAGGCGCGCGCGGCCGGGCGCGAGATGGGCTGGATCATGCGCGAGGACGCCGGCCGGGGCTGGCGCCAGGTGGTGCCCTCGCCCGAGCCCCGCCACATCGTCGACATCTCCCTCGTGCGGGCGATCATGGAGCATGGGGACATCTGCATCGCGGGGGGAGGGGGCGGCATCCCCGTCGTGCGCGGCCCCAAGGGGGAGCGGCGGGGCGTCGAGGCCGTCATCGACAAGGACCTCACCTCGGCCCTCATGGCCAAGGTGCTGGGCATGGAGGCCTTCCTGATCCTGACCGAGGTCCGGCGCGCCGCCATCCATTGGGGGACCCCCAGGCAGCGCGAGATCGAGCGCGCCACCCCCGCCCAGATGCGCGCCTGGCAGCGCGAGGGCCACTTCCCCGAGGGGAGCATGGGGCCCAAGGTCGAGGCCGCCTGCCGCTTCGTCGAGCG
The Candidatus Tectomicrobia bacterium DNA segment above includes these coding regions:
- a CDS encoding chromate transporter, which produces MLELVLRFLLVGALAFGGGQAALPLVERIAVAETGWLSPRDFAAGVGIAQATPGPVLILAAFVGHRAAGLPGALAATLAVFALPILLAALAARMAERWRGGAAFEAFGRFAGAAAIGLLGVTLASIAWPLVQAHPALALLSAAVFLAERGGASPILLLAGAAAAGGAWGALAG
- a CDS encoding carbamate kinase, with translation MTDLPRRLLVAIGGNATHPGNIRGTPQEQIVIAKATAQSLLPLMELDNELVVTHGNGPVVGKIHMRMALSRKRVSPMTLDICVAQSQGGIAYLLMQALENALREKGNPRHVVCLLTQVEVDPGDPAFRNPTKPIGFFYDEAEARAAGREMGWIMREDAGRGWRQVVPSPEPRHIVDISLVRAIMEHGDICIAGGGGGIPVVRGPKGERRGVEAVIDKDLTSALMAKVLGMEAFLILTEVRRAAIHWGTPRQREIERATPAQMRAWQREGHFPEGSMGPKVEAACRFVERGGKRAVIAHLEEAIPALRGKAGTHIVPEGSL